The following is a genomic window from Gigantopelta aegis isolate Gae_Host chromosome 5, Gae_host_genome, whole genome shotgun sequence.
actcgctgtgagataaatggtatctaacggccactcgtgtattattatcTGTGTACTCCATCCAgatttagagggtgtgtttgtttaaaccaatatcctgagAGAAAGAGCTGGTCAACAGgagttgtccttttcagggtatgttgtCCCCAGGCAGGCTAAGGTTCATAGAAAAAATCCACTGCTCTACTGTTATTAATAAAAGTGATATATAGCCCCTAATGCTACtgtatatagaaatatatagcATAAATAATTGTAGTCTATGGTCGGCTGCTGTTAGTCATAGCTGAGAAATTGGGGCATACACGCAACGAACGTGGTCTATAATTTGGGGTCTTCAGAAATGAATTTCATACATTTTTCCTTTGCCTCAGGcaaaaaataagaagaagaagaagaagaagaagaaaatgacaataaaataatataaagataATGATTCAACGacacatcaacacattttaaactgcggCTATTTGATGTTTAAGATATGGTTGTTCTgacatgtttgtttgtgtgtgtgtgtgtgtcagagagagagagagagagagagagagagagagagagagagagagagagagagagagagagagagagagagagatagacacacacacacacacacacacacacacactatgttTTAAGTCTTTTTAATGGGCATTGTGGTCTTGTTTCAATTTACCTAACACATGTCTATAATACTCTACTACTGAGTGTTTACTTCTTGAGAGACACAAGCGCGACAACACCCGTGAATGCCCACACATTCAATCCGAAGTGTGTGAACCAGCGTGATCCAGGTGTAAAGAAACCTAATTTCCAATTTCTTAGCTAAACTTCACCATTTGTTGACGTTGATCTTGCAATTACTGTTAATATTTcgtcataaataaatacaaaaatgacCACCATGTATTCAGATCTGCTTTATTCTAATTTCTGAATGGTTCTTTGTTCATAACAATCGTCTGGGTTTTCCTAGTTCAGAAACAAGACGACCTGAAACACAGAGAAATCAGAATTAGTGtttgataaatgaatgaatgaatgaatgaaatgaatgtttaacgacaccccagcacgaaaaatacatcggctattgggtgtcaaactatggtatatgcaaacattaattgttaaattaaaacacagtataaagaactgctcaaaaatgcaaatatcacaaGTGTGTGATGAAGTTATAACGAACATGCATCATTTTGGCGTGTTCCTTCGTATTTCCTCTTTGGTCCAGAACACACCAACactggatccacagaggtggttcgatcctgcgacgcaagcacctcgttagagcactcaaccgactgagctaaataccgcCCGACGTAATTTTCAGAGCCGCGGTCCGCTGTATTTCTTAGCTTAGCTCAGTGACTGgcttaacgtgtccatataccactagggcttCGAACACGCGCTGTACTTCTTAGCTTAGCTCAGTGACTGGTtcaacgtgtccatataccactagtaCTTCTTAGCTTAGCtcagtaactggtttaacgtgtccatataccactagggcttCGAACACGCGCTGTACTTCTTAGCTTAGCTCAGtgactggtttaacgtgtccatataccactgggGCTTCGAACACGCGCTGTACTTCTTAGCGTAGCTCAGtgactggtttaacgtgtccatataccactgggGCTTCGAACACGCGCTGTACTTCTTAGCGTAGCTCAGtgactggtttaacgtgtccatataccactgggGCTTCGAACACGCGCTGTACTTCTTAGCTTAGCTCAGtgactggtttaacgtgtccatataccactagggcttCGAACACGCGCTGTACTTCTTAGCTTAGCTCAGtgactggtttaacgtgtccatataccactagggcttCGAACACGCGCTGTACTTCTTAGCTTAGCTCAGtgactggtttaacgtgtccatataccactagggcttCGAACACGCGCTGTACTTCTTAGCTTAGCTCAGTGACTGGTtcaacgtgtccatataccactagggcttCGAACACGCGCTGTACTTCTTAGCTTAGCTCAGTGACTGGTtcaacgtgtccatataccactagggcttCGAACACGCGCTGTACTTCTTAGCTTAGCTCAGtgactggtttaacgtgtccatataccactagggcttCGAACACGCGCTGTACTTCTTAGCTTAGCTCAGTGACTGGTtcaacgtgtccatataccactagtaCTTCTTAGCTTAGCTctgtaactggtttaacgtgtccatataccactagggcttCGAACACGCGCTGTACTTCTTAGCTTAGCTCAGTGACTGGTtcaacgtgtccatataccactagggcttCGAACACGCGCTGTACTTCTTAGCTTAGCTCAGTGACTGGTtcaacgtgtccatataccactagggcttCGAACACGCGCTGTACTTCTTAGCTTAGCTCAGTGACTGGTTatacgtgtccatataccactagggcttCGAACACGCACTGTACTTCTTAGCTTAGCTCAGTGACTGGTtcaacgtgtccatataccactagggcttCGAACACGCGCTGTACTTCTTAGCTTAGCTCAGtgactggtttaacgtgtccatataccactagggcttCGAACACGCGCTGTACTTCTTAGCTTAGCTCAGTGACTGGTtcaacgtgtccatataccactagtaCTTCTTAGCTTAGCTctgtaactggtttaacgtgtccatataccactagggcttCGAACACGCGCTGTACTTCTTAGCTTAGCTCAGTGACTGGTtcaacgtgtccatataccactagggcttCGAACACGCGCTGTACTTCTTAGCTTAGCTCAGTGACTGGTTatacgtgtccatataccactagggcttCGAACACGCGCTGTATTTCAAAAGGATTACCCTAGCTCACACGGTAGTCACCAATTAGCAGCTAATTATTAGACCGGTAGTACTCCCCTACCGGTCCATCCAGAGGGGCTATAGATTTTGCCTCCGCGGTAAAGAATAGCCTCAGTCGGTAAGGCACTCGCCTCAGGTACTTGTGTCGTAGGAATCGACCCACCTCGGTGGAGGTATTAGTAGGTGGTTTTCCCCCAATCCCAAACCTGTAAGCTCGACGGTTTCAAAGGCGTGTTAATCTGTACTGCTGGGGTAGTATAATGGTTGTGCagcccaaaaaaagaaactttgtTTACGCACAACTAGAGCACGGATTTATAATCATCGTCTTTTATCAAAAtatggtaatttagacatatattGTAGAGATGAAACCGATACATTTTCCAATTAGTagatgggatcttttatatgcaccatcccacaggccaggatagcacatacacagCTTTGGTATACATGTCGGATGCCACTGGCTGGAGTACGAAattagcccagtgggtccaccgacagggatcgataccaaactgaccgcgcatcaagcgagctcttaccactggctacgtcccacccccttgcTGTTCAGTAATGCCACTCGCCCGGAATTAAGTGAACCTGTAGATTGGGCTCAGTAGTGTTTGCCCCACTGTAAAAGGTAATGGGAAGgttaacaattattaaaaacatttatgagATCAGATAGATTATTCAATTGACTAAAAATCTAATAGGAGGGGCCCGatatgctttaggtaagggggtttccgaaacaatatgtaaatgttataatttgaaattataaaattttacatgGATCAAGTTTAGACTCTAGTGGTGGGTGGGTTTTTAGCCCGGGGGGGGTTTCAACTGgaccccacacccaccccaccccgataATCCGCGCCTGATAAGAAACACAGAGACGGATTCACCACACACAGCAGAAGGAAACTGTTTATTtaccacgcactcaacacattatttactGGTTATATTGAATATGgtcggaccacacatattgagagaggaacccgctgtgTCCACTGCAGGGGCTCTCTTTTAGATGAGCGCAAGAggtattttataaacattaaaaatacaaggctgcaatcgATGTACACCCGGGAAGgctgttgtttatttaaaaacatttgaaaagtaACAGAGCTGATGTTTACTATGAGTCCAGCCAtggctgtttgcgagagactttTCTGAGCTAttaacagggtaaaaacatcccagagaagtgttttggggcacaaaatgttaaataatatacacacaataatgacacatgggccaaaatccctaaatatttttgaaccaatgccagccataaaagaatgATTCACGAGTGGAAAGGGATCTCACAACATCTGCGCCCATACATGTGGCCACTAATACATAcattgacacaataattatatttagatgaacaagtggacactaccaaacaaataacaaagtttaaatcaacaaatggacactatttaaaaaataaagtttaaatcaacaaatagagaagagagttgatactactggacagacatatacatttagtacttcctaggtaagtgttgtaacctactggcaaaattctttatttgtgcaattaaaccaattactttcaagattattacactattaaaggcacactgtcacggatttaaggaccgtatttctctaaaaatggataataaataaaagtacattaattgttagaaaccaaatctagctatcgcatcaccgtaactgaaccatgatggagtgaaatccatgtcaatcctctcggcaattttagtttttgaattatggactattgccataattcaattatttttacaaaatatcattaataaatggagtatggtggttatgaagatggttgaataaagtacatttagggacaaatcaaataatttttgttcaagtaatactttgttagaccagtaaataggtcagtggtctgtgacaataggcctttaaattaaataggagtaacacaattggttaccttaaTAAGTATGGGCAAGTGCAAgaatatatggggcaagtgaatatctgattggcacttgCCCTGTGGAAAGTAATTCTTTTGATAAATGTTGAACCCCTGTACACCactccacaccacaccacaccacacacacatacacctgaTATCGTTCTTATGGGCCTGTATAAACAAGAAGATTTCGAAATGAAAGAGATAAGTGAATTTGCACCATTTATTTTTTCGTAGTATCTATTTTGATTCAATTGGAAATTGAAAATGTGGATTCACAGATGCATTCAGCTGCCGGTCGAAATAAATGGGAAGAGAATGATGGCTACTGCTATGTGTTGTGGGAGAGGCTGGATGCCCAGTTGGGTTAAGCCACTCCCccttcttttaattttaatataattagtaaATTTTCCTCTTggcattttaattattgttttaatcataTATGTACACTTTTCTTTTACTTcactttttaacttttaaacagGTATTAACCCGAGCAGTCCTTagttaatataactaaatgaaaaaaaccGGACTGCTACTTGGTGCCGTCCACCTAACGAACAGTGGTCATCTGGACGACACCAAggcttatatagcaatgaccttGTCATCCGTTTAGGTGACGCACCCTAGCGGGTGTAGGGGTACGATTGCTGAAGGAATTCCAGGAGACACCTCGGACATAACAACGAAATGATTTCTCCGGAGATACGTTTCCACCGCGGCGGTCCGGACGTGATTGGCGGGTTTTACATCACATATCATCCCTTACCCTATCATTCCTACCCACCCTTCCTTTCATATCTACATCCTAACAATGTCCGAATGGCTGTATGGATAACTTTGGGTTAGacaggatggggggggggggggaacgccGTGATAGGATGCTTATTTGGGTGCGGTAGGGCGTCGGCGGTTTTGACCGATAGTTtgcctggtaggaggcctcttcccccccccccccccggcacgCCTGCCCCGTGGGAATCCGGCCGGCCTTTGGACCTACCATGGGGTTTCGCGCGAACTGGATTGGACgcgatgccccccccccccccccccccccccgcctatACCAGCCTCCTCCCTCTAGGGCTAATGCTAGGCTAttaagatacattttttttatgtattaatagtggaaaacaatattttgaacTGCTCGGTCAAAAATGGCACCAACTAAAGTTACATTAAATGTTATAGCCTGACTTCATATTTTATACTGGTGCatagtaatattatatatattaagaaaaaagataaattaattaatttataaatttgcagatagtgtaataatgttttagataaataataataagaaattaAATGCAGTTAtattcccccttttttttcgtGTAGCAATAATTTTAAGGTCTTACTATATTTTTATGTCCCCCTCATATAAATacacccccacctcccccctcCCGCCATGGAACCGTGGACTGGCGATGCCAGAACATGgatccatggtgggcgtgcctgaaccatatatggataggggcacgagaaaatagttccAGATTCCAGAATAGAACAGATGAACTCTCTGCAGGGTGTATTGGTTCATTATAAactcaaacaaaacacaaatatcagtAGTTCTTCCCAATAAagaggttaaaaaaaaacctgcagaAAAGACAGATATCAGTAGTTCTTATTAATGAagagataaaacaaaaacttgcAGAAAAGACAGAGCATGTGTCGAGTAATAGCGAAAGGTGAAATTTCTTGTCAACCTATTCAAGACTTGTGGCTCATTTGTTCAGTTACTAGTAGTTTTAGTACTTCttttcatacttttattttGATGTTCATTCCAGGGTGGTATTAGAGAGGCTCCCAACGAAACAAAAGACTGTGAAGCTGATCAACTACATGTACGAAGGTCCACTGTCTTGAATGCAACATGTCAAACAGTGATGGTCAGTGTGTTGAACGTGAGGTCTCAGCAAAACATTGTGAAAACAACCCAGATCATTCTTGTGAAAAACCTTTCCAATGTGGGATGTGCTTAAAGTGTTTCTCTTACAAGTCTTACATTAAGCAGCATATGAGGATCCACAATGGTCAACGACCATATGAGTGTGAGGTTTGTAGAAAGTGTTTTCTTTGGAATACTTCCTTGAGacagcatatgttgattcacacTGGAGTGAAGAATTTCAAATGTCAGGTGTGTGCAAAACGTTTCTCGTATTCTTCCATCTTGAACGCCCATATGTTGATTCACACGGGAGTGAAGAATTTCCCTAAGCGTTCCAGCTTGAAAACTCATATGTTGTTTCACAGTGCCGTTAAACCTTTTAAATGCAAGGtctgtgcaaaatgtttctctcGGAGTTCCCACGTGAAAAGACATATGCTCAGTCACACTGGAGTTAGACCTTTCAAATGTGACTtctgttcaaaatgtttcttttgCAGTTCTGGTTTGAAacagcatatgttgattcacacTGATGTTAAGCATTTTAATTGTGAAGTTTGTGCAAAATGCTTCAGAAAACCTTCCAACTTGAAAAGTCATATGGTCATTCACACTAGAGTTAGgcctttcaaatgtgaggtgtgtgcaaaatgttttcCACTAAAACCTCACTTAAAACGGCATATGTTCATTCACACTGGGGTTAAGTCTTTTAAGTGTGAGGTGTGTGGAAAATGTTTTTCACTAAAACCTCACTTAAAACAGCATATGTTCATTCACACTGGGGTTAAATCTTTTAAgtgtgaggtgtgtgcaaaaCGTTTTTCGTTGAGTCAcaacttgaaacaacatatgCTAGTTCACACTGGGGTTACACCTTTTAGTTGTGATGTGTGTGCAAAACGTTTTACTAAGATGAACTACTTGAAAAGTCATGTTTTAATTCACACTGATGTCAAGTCTTTTAAATGCGAGgtttgtgcaaaatgtttcaaacgAAGCTGTAACTTGAAAGTACACATGCTAGTTCACAGTGGTGTTAAACCTTTTAGTTGTGAGgtttgtgcaaaatgtttctcatcGAAGTCATACTTGAACAAGCATATGTTGGTTCATTCTGGTGTTAAGCCTTTCACatgtgaggtgtgtgcaaaatCTTTCTCACAAAATTCTCATTTCAAAAGACATATGTTGATTCACACTGGTGTTACGCCGTTTAAgtgtgaggtgtgtgcaaaaatgttttctttgagCTGCAACTTGAAAGAACATATGCTAGTTCACACTGGGATGACGCTTTTTAGTTGTGATGTgtgtacaaaatgtttcactAAGAAAAAACAATTGAAAAAGCATCTTTTAATTCACACTGATGTCAAGTCTTTTAAATGCGAagtgtgtgcaaaatgtttctcatcGAAGTCATACTTGAACAAGCATACGTTCGTTCATTCTGGTGTTAAGCCTTTCACatgtgaggtgtgtgcaaaatgtttctcattGAAGTCATACTTGAACAAGCATATGTTGGTTCATAATCATCTTAAGCCTTTCACATGTGAGGTGTGTCCAAAATGTTTCTCATGGAATTGGCAATTGAAATGgcatatgttgattcacacTGACGTGCAGAAAATCGACGGGGAGTAGTTAATATCTTCCCGAACTTAGATTATAGTCATTCACACTAGTAAAGGAGCATTATTGCAAGAAAGAAGCATTCTTTGTCAGAAAGATTCCTATTCGAGGTTCTTATATCAGTATAGACATTTCAAAATAGAACAACTGCATCACCAaaattctgtttaaaaaaaacaaatataccccccctccccctccaaaaaaaaacccacaccattATCCCCCATAAGCGAATATAAGtgagttatatatataaaaaaaattaaaaataaaataacaaattccATAAGATTTATTCAAGTTaatcataaaattttaaatgttgaaaactaACCATAACTTTGTGTTgtatgcaatctaattaaaattagctccactattacatgtggatctaaagacagccagttggagctcatgtccaccaatcaaaaccttacttgcagaatcctgccagtgatttaaaaataatttgaaaacattccgaattatcctgagggtatacgacatgtttcgtgtgaattacgaatgccttaaaacatgttttattttataaaataaataatttgtaatgtaaaattgaagactgataacccacccagtacgtattggtatggttcgctgtactgcggccactaaaatagactcgcccgatatttttacaatttgtatgctcccaaataacgttataaaatgcgaagtgtgattggtcaatatttaaattattatttacagacgaaatgttacctggacattggggactacgcagtgttgttagttttaaatcactggcaggattctgcaagtaagattttgattggtggacatgagctccaactggctgtctttagatccatatgtaatagtggagccaattttaattagattgtgttgTATGAAGGTTCCTAAGACATGTTAGCTGTTATTTCCAAACAGGTATCACACCCCTGTTTGCAAGTGACTAACTTGTACCATGGTGTATTAACGCAAGTGTAATTTCCTTCAACAAGttttgattttataattttattattataaggcTGAGCCATACGTCTCCAGTTTCcttgtttttaagaaaaacattccTTGTTTTGAAGGTCAATGTATAACAAGCTAAAGTTACAAATTATTCAATATCACATATTCTAGATTTTGTTTGGTAAAACAGATtctaatattctaaattatatcTGAAGGTACTTGGTTCTCTCATAACACTGTATGATATTTTTTCTTAGAACTTggtttctttattaaaatatcaggAAGTTAACCGTGTCACTAACATCCAATTTAACATTACATCTTCGTTATTAGTTCCCTATTTCATCCACTGTTACTGTCCgtatcaggaagttaactgtgtcaCTAACATCCAATCTAACATTACATCTTCGTTATTAGTTCCCTATTTCATCCGCTGTTACTGTCCgtatcaggaagttaaccgTGTCACTAACATCCAATCTAACATTACATCTTCGTTATTAGTTCCCTATTTCATCCACTGTTACTGTCCgtatcaggaagttaaccaTGTGACTAACATCCAGTCTAACATCCACTGTTACTGTCCATATCAGGAAGTTAACCGTGTCACTAACATCCAATCTAACATTACATCTTCGTTATTAGTTCCCTATTTCATCCACTGTTACTGTCCGTATCAGGAAATTAACCGTGTCACTAACATCCAATCTAACATTATATCTTTGTTATTAGTTCCCTATTTCATCCACTGTTACTGTCTGTATCAGGGAGTTAACCATGTCTCTAACATCCACTGTTACTGTCCATATCAGGAAGTTAACCGTGTCACTAACATCCGATCTAACATTACATCTTTGTTACTAGTTCCCTGCGGATCCAACTAGAGGGACATGTATGTTTCATCTCCGTCTTTCAGTCGGACccacaaatattttttcaaacatttgttcCGCAATGTCTCAAGATAGGTGTATGGATAAATGTTTTGCGTACCTTTATCGTGTACattgcagatcaagtttgaattcTATGAAGATCTACTCATTATTAATTCCACATCAGATTTAAATTTTCATGGAAATTTATTCAAGAGCCATAACACAGTTATCAATTTATGGAATTTGTCCATTTTTGACGGTTATAGCCTTGAACTTGGGAGCAAACGTGACTGATAGAGAACATGTTTTGCTTTAGTACTTTCAAAATGCTTGGTTACTTTACGTTCATTTGATTACTGTTGATAGATAAACCTATTTCCTTTTCTTTACTaactgtttaataaaacatattgaataatAGTGTCgtttcattataattatttcttcTAGGTCAGTTTAATCTTCTTTGTAATGTGTgtgcatgcccccccccccccccaccaccaccactctgggtgggtgggggggggggggggggggggcgttggggcccccccccccccaccaccaccactctgggtgggtggggggggtggggggtggcatgcacacacatactttTCTTGATGCAGTAGCAGCATAGatggtttatttatatttatatacgtgtgttcacccccacccccacccccacgccATCCCCAttgttggcaccttcctacgcaaCTGTTGTTGGAGTTTCGGTAAAgaattagctcagtcggtaaggCACTCGCCTCAGATActtgtgtcgtaggatcgaCCCACCTCGGTGGAGGTATTATCTCGTTGgattttcccccatcccaacctgtacgcctcgactggtatatcaaaggccgtgttaatCTGTACTGCTGGGGTAGTACTTAATGGTTGTTCAGCCAAAAAAAgaactttgtttaacgacaccactagagcactgatttattaatcatcgtctattttatgtcaaatatttggtaatttagacatatattgttagagatgaaacccgatacattttccaattagtagctagggatcttttatatgcaccatcccacagacaggatagcacataccacagcctttggtatacctgtcgtgatgcactggctggagtaagaaatagcccagtgggtccaccgacagggatcgataccaaactgaccgcgcatcaagcgagctctttaccactgggctacgtcccacccccttgcTGTTCAGTAATGACAACTCGCCCGGAATTAAGTGAAAATGTAGATTGGGCTCAGAGTTTGCCATATGTAAAAGGTAATAGGTtaacaattattaaaacatttatgataTCAGATTGATTATTCAATTGACTACAAATCTAATAAGCAGGGCccgattatgctttaggtaaggggggtttccgaaacaatatgtaaatgtttataatttgaaattataaattttacatggacatcaatttagatctacgtggtggggtgggttttttagccggggggggggggggttcaactggacccccacccccaccccacccctataaTCCGCGCCTGATAAGAACACTgaggcacacacacagaaggaaggaaatgtttatttaaccacgcactcaacacattttatttacggttatattgacatatggttacgaccacacatatattgagagaggaaacccgctgtcgtcactgcatgggctactcttttcgattagcagcaagagttattttatatacaccatcccgacaggatagtacatgccacggcctttgttataccagttattGGAGTGGTTCGTGCTGTATCTAAtcgatttattttatttttttgcttatGCGAAAATCTGGGTtcgtttattaaaacaaaagaaaaaagaagaacaaatagAATAAAAGCAAATTCCTTCCAACCTCCCCTGTTCCTCCCTCATATAAACACCTGTTATCACCCGCCCTTCTCACCGCCCTCTACAAAACTGCCTCGAGCTATTGATAAAGTACACATAATTAATCGTAGTCCGCATATCATCGTAGTCCGAGCAACAGGTCAGAATAGCTTTCTCGTTACCGTTTCCTTTGTGATAAACCCGGTTGTTCTTTGGTATGTTTCTTCAGTTTATCAGAGCAATTTTCCgcgttttatatttataaattacagATAGAAAATGTTTCTTGAGGGTCACATAAATCACTAACGTGTACGCATTGCCTAATTTTGTCTACAAACAAATTTATTCTCAGCAAATATGTTAGTCTGACTCTTTAGTATCTCATTATCTGTTAGACGAAACAGCACACGGGATTGGACTGTGTTTATCGTGACAGCCCGGTCTCTTCTGTGAAAGTCTGACAATTGCTGTTCTTTTTCGTTGCCATTTGTAATGCTTTCTGCGTTATACTTTTTAATCAGATTAGTCCAGTCAAATTAGCTCCAAAAAGTGGTCAACCCACAAGTAATTGCAACAGAATTGatttcaatgttttttaaatctgaaaTGCCTCatctacaacatattaaaaatagcaagGCGTAGTTGAGGGGGAAAATGCAtaaaattgtatgtatatgatCCATAGGAGaaatattggtgtgtgtgtttcattAGAGGGTAGGGATACATTTTCCACCATAACCATcttattaattgatatattttcttaaattatcTATCATCTTAAAGATAACAGACTGTGTTTTtttgtagaatataatttagtaaaaaaaaataatctatgACGTCACAATCTCGCCACAATTATCTTCCCTTCGGCAAATCCACAATTTCTCATATCTTTACAttgaaaatgtttgtcctaaaactattatttggaaaaagtatgaactaaaagtgatttaaattgtaataatatgcATGAATAAGTTATTTTAGATCTATTGATGGTATGTTGTTTGTTATGCGGatgatttatatattgttttgt
Proteins encoded in this region:
- the LOC121373380 gene encoding zinc finger protein 99-like isoform X1, with the translated sequence MSNSDGQCVEREVSAKHCENNPDHSCEKPFQCGMCLKCFSYKSYIKQHMRIHNGQRPYECEVCRKCFLWNTSLRQHMLIHTGVKNFKCQVCAKRFSYSSILNAHMLIHTGVKNFPKRSSLKTHMLFHSAVKPFKCKVCAKCFSRSSHVKRHMLSHTGVRPFKCDFCSKCFFCSSGLKQHMLIHTDVKHFNCEVCAKCFRKPSNLKSHMVIHTRVRPFKCEVCAKCFPLKPHLKRHMFIHTGVKSFKCEVCGKCFSLKPHLKQHMFIHTGVKSFKCEVCAKRFSLSHNLKQHMLVHTGVTPFSCDVCAKRFTKMNYLKSHVLIHTDVKSFKCEVCAKCFKRSCNLKVHMLVHSGVKPFSCEVCAKCFSSKSYLNKHMLVHSGVKPFTCEVCAKSFSQNSHFKRHMLIHTGVTPFKCEVCAKMFSLSCNLKEHMLVHTGMTLFSCDVCTKCFTKKKQLKKHLLIHTDVKSFKCEVCAKCFSSKSYLNKHTFVHSGVKPFTCEVCAKCFSLKSYLNKHMLVHNHLKPFTCEVCPKCFSWNWQLKWHMLIHTDVQKIDGE